One window of Trifolium pratense cultivar HEN17-A07 linkage group LG5, ARS_RC_1.1, whole genome shotgun sequence genomic DNA carries:
- the LOC123883607 gene encoding uncharacterized protein LOC123883607 isoform X12, which translates to MASILCDLVKKYVDKLIDGAIAEARYVFCFTCIVKKFEEERTTLEPQRITIEQRVKDARERDKDIKAIVGSWEKDIDELNQVDTKTKQTCFFGFCPNCIWRYKKGKELSNNLEKIKQLKGEKFENIELPRPVPGVERYSSKDYISFESRESKYKELLDALKDDNNYITGLQGMGGTGKTTMAKEVGKELKQSEIFAYVVDTTVSFTPDIKKIQDDIAGSLRLEWGGCNEPDRPKKLWSRLTNGDKILVILDDVWDRGLPLDFDAIGIPKQDTHKGCRVLVTSRNQETFNNMDCDKIIELGLLSEEEAWIMFKMYAKISDSTSQKLIDKGRKIAKECKRLPVAISVIASSLKGHQHREHKWDVTLKSLKKPVSMHGVDDDKVGIYNLLKISYDNLKDEKAKGLFLLCSVFREDEENSIEVITRLCIGVGLLGEDYGSYDDARNLVVLAKDKLVDSCLLLEGGEKCLKLHDLVREAAQWIANKEIQCVKLFDEKQKSLVEKQTNIKYLLCEGKCKDLFSLEFDRLKLETLIVKVDREEEDKCIKVPDSFFENVIRLRVLNFSGIHFSQSLSLPPAIQLLTNIRSMSFDHVDLGDISILGKLQRLETLDLDTCKVNELPNQITELKKFKLLKLEDCEIRMNNPFEVIERCSSLEELYFKYSFNEFCKEIALPELKRYHIHGRSSFYSEGQSRFSKYVVFRGDEKCQFSKGTLKYCMQTAEALFLEGIKGEWRNLMPEIFPLEHGMNDLVELHLDRISQLRCLIDTIGSHVPILSNLVVLELENMENLEQLFNGKLNLCNLKRITLKNCPMLISILPFLSAKDLPALEAIRIRKCDGLQYVFGQSQHVELVSLTELELSELPNFIGIFEECVKGSSSTSKAQIQLDPMRDRDQPHDCSVASESNSYGLNIWERLGIQSKILCNIKEIVLTHFPKMKSVFILSIDLIMQLETLRIEKCDELKHIIIDTGYHNIGGNICVNVFPKLKKLYVEDCAQLEYIFGHDTSDHQNDMGIQLHLPELRYLHLASLPSLIAMCPKQYRITYPCLKYLCIWKCSQDNTIIKELSGNIDLFLTLETLDVFNSNVESIFSLNEIDEQQLDLALRYITLIDLPMMTCLFVGPKNSFSLKNLTRITIMRCDKLKIAFSTSILRFLPQLRILRIEECNELEHIIEDDLENKNNSTTCFPKLELLTVRKCNKLKFVFSSSMLRVLPMLLYLTIEECKELEHIIEDDLENKNNSTTCFPKLKSLAVRNCNKLKFVFSTSVLRVLPQLRDLTIEDCKELEHIIEDDLENKNNSTTCFPKLQALLIIKCNKLKFVFPFSVCKEVPELTFLMITEANELEKIFKSEDDQKVDIPNLNVLVFDMLPSLCCAQGNQFQAVKNRFVRDCHQLKLTSASTTNTFIEIEKLCYIIDYDLQEKVVDLFKQGTTKDFDTESKLASVEIVENAGIEQLPSAKITEDFELPVDQGDPSQKVEDLAILPTNSKIQMKQTPKTEHEFVENVPDLAILPTKSGKLQNEQSLGETDTTVQSSQLEGSTSEKTAVATVSSISRTKNEPPMQVVTSKQKGIEIEGTSKTNNDQGDPSQKLEDLAILPTNSKIQMKQTPKAEHEFVKNVMDLAILPTNSEELLNEKSLGETDTIIKPSQVNNLDGSTSEKTAVATMSTISGTKNEPPIQVVASKQKGLQGIEVEIEGVSKTNNDQVSPNGDALMKVNSNVEEQFSKDDELIVSKSKPSSPMPSMPSKGNPSQKVELSSSLLVKRELDELVSKNHLKYKNLSLLSDFLVANPSVCLKDTSLSNRYKGCAYKSLAKLLKFLKTHSLLEVSGSSHSEFVELLQDARSFAFDKEWLDGVERRALFPEIQVFPDAMEKLLDSKKKITKNVEDLKHQLTSSEADLESIIQQEAILSAPIGY; encoded by the exons ATGGCAAGTATCCTCTGTGATTTGGTGAAGAAATATGTGGACAAATTGATTGATGGCGCAATAGCAGAAGCACGTTATGTATTTTGCTTTACATGCATTGTTaagaaatttgaagaagaaagaactaCGTTGGAACCACAAAGGATAACTATCGAGCAACGTGTCAAAGATGCAAGAGAAAGAGATAAAGATATTAAAGCTATAGTTGGTTCTTGGGAAAAAGATATTGATGAGCTCAATCAAGTggacacaaaaacaaaacaaacatgtttttttggattttgtccTAATTGTATCTGGCGATATAAAAAGGGAAAGGAGTTATCAAATAACTTGGAGAAGATCAAACAACTAAAGGGagagaaatttgaaaatattgaacTTCCTCGCCCTGTTCCAGGTGTTGAACGCTATTCATCCAAAGATTACATTTCTTTTGAAAGTAGAGAGTCAAAATACAAAGAACTGTTGGATGCATTAAAAGATGACAATAACTATATAACCGGATTGCAAGGGATGGGGGGCACCGGAAAGACAACAATGGCCAAAGAAGTGGGTAAAGAGTTAAAGCAATCTGAAATATTTGCTTATGTCGTTGATACGACCGTGTCATTTACTcctgatataaaaaaaattcaagatgaTATTGCTGGATCTTTAAGACTGGAATGGGGGGGTTGTAATGAACCAGACCGACCCAAAAAACTATGGAGTAGATTAACAAATGGTGACAAAATTCTTGTGATACTGGATGATGTGTGGGATCGAGGCCTGCCTCTTGATTTTGATGCAATAGGAATTCCAAAACAAGACACACACAAAGGTTGTAGAGTTCTTGTAACCTCGCGTAATCAAGAAACTTTCAACAACATGGACTGTGATAAGATAATTGAATTGGGTCTTTTATCAGAAGAAGAAGCGTGGATCATGTTCAAAATGTATGCCAAGATAAGTGATAGCACCTCTCAAAAATTGATCGATAAGGGACGTAAAATTGCAAAGGAATGCAAACGATTACCTGTTGCAATTTCAGTTATCGCCAGTAGCTTAAAGGGCCACCAACATCGAGAGCACAAATGGGATGTGACATTGAAATCCTTGAAGAAGCCTGTATCCATGCATGGTGTTGATGATGATAAGGTTGGAATTTATAACTTGTTGAAGATTAGCTATGATAATTTGAAGGATGAAAAAGCCAAGGGGTTGTTTCTCTTATGTTCGGTTTTccgagaagatgaagaaaattctATTGAAGTTATAACAAGACTTTGCATAGGTGTGGGCCTTTTGGGGGAAGATTATGGTAGCTACGATGATGCTCGAAACCTAGTAGTTCTAGCCAAAGACAAGCTCGTAGATTCTTGTTTGTTGTTGGAGGGCGGTGAAAAATGTCTAAAACTGCATGATTTGGTCCGAGAAGCAGCTCAATGGATAGCGAACAAAGAGATTCAATGTGTAAAATTGTTTGATGAAAAGCAAAAGTCATTGGTTGAAAAGCAgacaaatatcaaatatttattATGTGAAGGGAAGTGCAAGGATTTATTTTCCTTGGAATTTGATAGATTGAAACTTGAGACTTTAATTGTCAAGGTGGATAGAGAAGAAGAGGATAAATGTATAAAAGTACCAGATTCTTTCTTTGAAAATGTTATCAGGCTCcgtgttttgaatttttcagGCATTCATTTCAGCCAATCTTTATCATTACCACCTGCAATTCAGTTATTGACAAATATTCGATCTATGTCGTTTGATCATGTTGATTTAGGTGATATCTCTATTTTGGGAAAACTACAGAGACTTGAGACTCTTGATTTGGATACATGCAAAGTCAATGAATTGCCAAACCAAATTACAGAACTGAAGAAGTTTAAATTGTTGAAATTGGAAGATTGTGAAATAAGAATGAATAATCCATTTGAAGTTATTGAAAGATGCTCATCACTTGAAGAGTTGTATTTCAAATATAGtttcaatgaattttgtaaGGAAATAGCCTTACCTGAGTTGAAAAGATATCATATCCATGGTAGAAGTTCCTTTTATTCGGAAGGACAATCCAGGTTTTCCAAATATGTTGTGTTTCGTGGTGATGAAAAGTGTCAATTTTCAAAAGGAACACTCAAGTACTGCATGCAAACAGCAGAGGCTCTTTTTCTAGAAGGAATTAAGGGGGAATGGAGAAATCTCATGCCTGAGATTTTTCCTTTAGAACACGGTATGAATGATCTTGTTGAACTTCATTTGGATCGGATTTCACAACTACGGTGCCTCATTGACACCATTGGTTCTCATGTACCGATCTTGTCCAACTTGGTTGTACTAGAACTGGAAAACATGGAAAATTTGGAACAACTATTCAATGGTAAGCTAAACCTCTGCAATCTAAAGAGAATCACACTTAAGAATTGCCCTATGTTAATTTCTATACTACCTTTCCTCTCTGCTAAAGACCTTCCAGCACTAGAAGCTATCAGAATAAGAAAATGTGATGGATTGCAATATGTGTTTGGTCAATCTCAACATGTTGAACTGGTTTCACTAACTGAATTGGAGCTCTCTGAATTACCAAACTTCATTGGTATTTTTGAAGAATGTGTGAAGGGATCATCTTCCACTTCCAAAGCACAAATACAATTGGATCCTATGCGTGATAGGGATCAACCGCATGACTGCTCAGTGGCATCG GAATCAAATTCATATGGCCTTAACATATGGGAACGTCTTGGAATACAATCAAAGATCCTCTGCAATATTAAAGAGATTGTGCTGACTCATTTTCCGAAGATGAAATCAGTATTTATCCTATCTATTGATCTAATAATGCAGTTGGAAACTTTGAGAATTGAGAAATGTGATGAACTGAAGCACATAATAATAGATACTGGATATCATAACATTGGTGGCAACATCTGTGTCAATGTCTTCCCAAAATTGAAAAAGCTCTATGTTGAAGATTGTGCTCAATTGGAATACATATTTGGACATGACACTAGTGATCATCAAAACGATATGGGGATTCAGCTTCATCTTCCGGAATTGAGATATCTCCATCTTGCCAGTCTGCCAAGTTTGATCGCCATGTGTCCCAAACAATATCGAATAACATATCCTTGTTTGAAATATCTTTGTATCTGGAAATGTTCCCAGGATAATACAATCATTAAG GAATTGAGTGGGAACATTGATCTTTTTCTCACTTTGGAAACACTCGACGTATTCAATTCCAATGTAGAAAGTATATTTTCCCTGAATGAAATTGATGAACAGCAACTGGACTTAGCTTTGCGATACATTACCTTGATTGATCTGCCTATGATGACTTGTCTTTTTGTGGGTCCCAAAAATTCATTTTCCCTCAAAAACCTTACACGCATAACAATCATGCGATGTGacaaattgaaaattgcatTCTCCACTTCCATTTTAAGATTTCTACCACAGTTGCGTATTTTAAGAATAGAAGAATGCAACGAGTTGGAACATATTATTGAAGATGATTTGGAGaataaaaacaattcaacaacaTGCTTCCCAAAGCTAGAACTTCTTACTGTTAGAAAGTGCAACAAgttgaaatttgttttctcCTCTTCCATGTTAAGAGTTCTACCAATGTTGCTTTATTTAACAATAGAAGAATGCAAAGAGTTGGAACATATTATTGAAGATGATTTGGAGaataaaaacaattcaacaacaTGCTTCCCAAAGCTAAAAAGTCTTGCTGTTAGAAATTGCAACAAgttgaaatttgttttctcCACTTCCGTGTTAAGAGTTCTACCACAGTTGCGTGATTTAACAATAGAAGATTGCAAAGAGTTGGAACATATTATTGAAGATGATTTGGAGAATAAAAACAATTCAACTACATGCTTCCCAAAGCTACAAGCACTTCTTATTATAAAGTGCAACAAGTTGAAATTTGTCTTTCCATTCTCTGTATGTAAAGAGGTTCCCGAGCTAACTTTTCTGATGATAACAGAAGCAAATGAGTTAGAGAAAATATTCAAAAGTGAAGATGATCAGAAAGTTGATATTCCAAATCTAAATGTTTTAGTATTTGATATGCTGCCAAGCCTCTGTTGTGCTCAGGGAAATCAATTCCAGGCTGTAAAAAATCGCTTCGTGCGGGATTGTCATCAACTCAAACTGACTTCAGCATCAACAACCAACACCTTCATAGAAATTGAAAAGTTATGTTACATCATAG ATTATGATTTGCAGGAGAAAGTGGTAGATCTATTTAAACAGGGAACCACCAAAGATTTTGATACCGAGTCGAAGTTAGCAAGTgttgaaattgttgaaaatGCTGGGATTGAACAACTGCCAAGTGCAAAAATCACTGAAGATTTTGAACTACCAGTTGATCAag GGGATCCTTCTCAAAAAGTAGAAGATTTAGCAATACTACCAACAAACTCAAAA ATTCAAATGAAACAAACACCAAAGACAGAGcatgaatttgttgaaaatgttCCAGATTTAGCAATACTACCAACAAAATCAGGA AAGTTGCAGAATGAACAATCACTTGGAGAAACTGATACTACAGTCCAATCTTCTCaa TTGGAGGGATCAACATCAGAAAAAACAGCAGTTGCAACTGTGTCTTCCATttcaagaacaaagaatgaGCCACCAATGCAAGTAGTTACGTCTAAACAAAAG GGTATTGAGATAGAAGGAACTTCTAAGACTAATAATGATCAAG GGGATCCTTCTCAAAAATTAGAAGATTTAGCAATACTACCAACAAATTCAAAA ATACAAATGAAACAAACACCAAAGGCAGAGCATGAGTTTGTTAAAAATGTTATGGATTTAGCAATACTACCAACAAATTCTGAA GAGTTGCTGAATGAAAAATCACTTGGGGAAACTGATACTATCATCAAACCTTCTCAAGTAAATAAT TTGGATGGATCAACATCAGAAAAAACAGCAGTTGCAACTATGTCCACCATTTCAGGAACAAAGAATGAGCCACCTATACAAGTGGTTGCTTCTAAACAAAAG GGACTGCAGGGTATTGAGGTTGAGATAGAAGGAGTTTCTAAGACTAATAATGATCAAG TTTCTCCAAATGGCGATGCTTTGATGAAAGTAAACTCAAATGTTGAGGAACAGTTTTCTAAGGATGATGAACTAATAGTTTCCAAATCTAAACCCTCATCTCCAATGCCTTCAATGCCTTCTAAAG GCAACCCTTCTCAAAAAGTAGAATTAAGTTCTTCTTTGCTTGTTAAGAGGGAGCTTGATGAGCTGGTCTCCAAGAATCATTTGAAGTATAAGAACTTGTCTTTGTTATCTGATTTTCTTGTTGCCAATCCATCTGTTTGTTTAAAGGACACTTCACTTAGTAATAGATACAAGGGATGTGCCTACAAATCACTAGCTAAGCTATTGAAATTCCTCAAAACCCATAGTTTGCTAGAAGTATCAGGCTCAAGCCACTCTGAATTTGTGGAGCTATTACAAGATGCGCGCAGCTTTGCTTTTGATAAGGAATGGTTGGATGGTGTTGAGAGGCGCGCTTTATTTCCTGAAATACAAGTATTTCCAGATGCCATGGAAAAGTTATTGGATTCTAAGAAAAAGATTACCAAGAATGTGGAAGATCTTAAGCATCAATTGACATCCTCTGAAGCTGATTTGGAGAGTATCATTCAACAAGAGGCAATTTTAAGTGCCCCTATTGGTTATTAG